The proteins below are encoded in one region of Dama dama isolate Ldn47 chromosome 21, ASM3311817v1, whole genome shotgun sequence:
- the LOC133042278 gene encoding non-histone chromosomal protein HMG-14-like yields the protein MPKRKVSSAEGAEKEEPKRRSARLSAKPAPAKVETKPKKAAGEDKSSDKKVQTKGKRGAKGKQAEVANQETKEDLPAENGETKNEESPASDEAEEKEAKSD from the coding sequence ATGCCCAAGAGGAAGGTCAGCTCCGCCGAGGGAGCGGAGAAGGAGGAGCCCAAGAGGAGATCGGCGAGGTTGTCAGCTAAACCGGCTCCTGCAAAAGTGGAAACGAAGCCAAAAAAGGCGGCGGGAGAGGATAAATCTTCAGACAAAAAAGtgcaaacaaaagggaaaagaggagcaaagggaAAACAGGCGGAAGTGGCCAACCAAGAGACTAAAGAAGACTTGCCTGCAGAAAATGGAGAGACTAAAAACGAGGAGAGCCCAGCCTCTGatgaagcagaagagaaagaagccaagtcTGATTAA